The Triticum aestivum cultivar Chinese Spring chromosome 3A, IWGSC CS RefSeq v2.1, whole genome shotgun sequence genome includes a region encoding these proteins:
- the LOC123057227 gene encoding protein LIFEGUARD 2: MEMVTQRRWRRQSQTGRSPALNGHVHYTEDYLQKCINQDHDALPIKLADGEVNVVSRLITGNDRMTTITTNWTEFHCRTNMHEGDICAFYFRRKARFEHPSLFGPSSSPVPVPLFNTAKLLYAVLCPLYIYRQKHPVNLLLLGVFTVAISSAVGMTCAFTSGKVILEAAILTTVVVFSLTAYTFWAVKRGKDFSFLGPFLFASLIMLLVFGFIQILFPLGKLTHMIYGALAALIFSGYIVYDTDNIIKRYTYDEYVWAAVSLYLDIINLFMALLTLFSAGDS; encoded by the exons ATGGAGATGGTGACCCAGCGGCGGTGGCGCCGGCAATCCCAGACTGGAAGATCTCCTGCTCTT AATGGTCAC GTTCACTACACAGAAGACTACCTTCAGAAGTGCATTAACCAAGATCATGATGCATTGCCAATCAAGCTTGCAGATGGCGAGGTCAACGTCGTCTCTCGCCTCATCACAGGGAATGACAGGATGACCACCATCACAACCAACTGGACAGAGTTCCACTGTCGTACAAACATGCATGAGGGTGACATCTGCGCCTTCTACTTCAGACGCAAGGCAAGGT TTGAGCACCCGAGCCTTTTCGGCCCATCGTCGTCGCCTGTCCCAGTTCCCCTGTTCAATACTGCGAAACTGTTGTATGCAGTGCTGTGCCCGTTGTACATCTACCGCCAGAAGCACCCAGTCAACCTGCTGCTGCTCGGCGTCTTCACCGTGGCCATCAGCTCCGCTGTGGGCATGACATGTGCCTTCACTAGCG GCAAGGTCATTTTGGAGGCAGCAATTCTTACAACGGTGGTTGTCTTCAGCCTGACTGCTTACACTTTCTGGGCTGTAAAGAGGGGCAAGGACTTCAGCTTCCTTGGTCCTTTCTTATTTGCTTCTCTCATCATGTTGCTCGTCTTTGGGTTCATTCAG ATCCTCTTCCCGCTGGGCAAGCTTACTCACATGATCTATGGCGCGCTGGCGGCACTCATCTTCAGTGGCTACATTGTCTATGACACGGACAACATCATCAAGCGTTACACCTATGACGAGTATGTCTGGGCCGCCGTCTCGCTCTACCTTGACATCATCAATCTGTTCATGGCCTTGCTCACCCTGTTTAGTGCGGGTGACAGCTAA